The genomic DNA AAACGCTTCCTTCCGCATAGCAATATATTCTTGTGTGTTCAAAAATGTCATTTTCCTCGTTACTTTACCGATACCAGAATATACATTAGCATCAACCTTAGTTTTTCCTGGTCTGCCTTTCTTGGTTGTAATAAGAACCACACCATTGGCACCACGACTTCCGTATATAGCTGTTGCATCGGCATCTTTCAGCACTTCAATAGATTCTATATCTGCGGGATTAATACTGGCAAAAGGACTTTGTCCCCTGTTAGCTCCGGTAAGATTAGCGGTATTAGGTCCCAAGTAATCATTAGTGAATTGTATTCCGTCGATGATAAACAATGGAGAATTACCTTGCGAAATACTATTCATTCCCCTAATCTGTATATTAATGGCCGCTCCGGGATTTCCGCTTGTCTGAGTAACCGTCATGCCTGAAACTCTCCCAGCTAACGCGGCTAATGGATTGGAGACAGGTTGCATGGAGATCTCGGCGGCTGTCACCTTACTTACAGTTCCGGTGCTTACACGTTTTGTGGTAGTTCCGTAGGCGATCACTATGGTTTCATCCAACGAATTCACCACAGGTTTCAAATTGACTTGCAGCGGCTTATTTGAGTTAGCGATAACCTCTACCTTTTCATAGGAAGTGTAGGTAATCAACAAAACAGCGCCATCAGCCACTCGTTGCAAAATGAATCTGCCCTCTGAATTAGTGGTAGTACCGCCGTTTGTACCTTTCACTACAATGGTAGCGCCAGCCAGGGCTTCCCCCTTCTCGTTTAAAACAATACCAGTCACAGGCTTTAAAGCATCAGCGGAAAGGGAGTTTTTAACCCCCATATTTACATCTCCCTCCCTGGCTGACACATCTTTCTTTATTGTAATTCTTCCATCTTTTATTGACCATATAACACCTTTCCCTGCCAATAATGTCGATAGGATCTGCTCTACAGTAATATTATCAGCATTCAATGTGACTTTTTGTTGTCTATCTAAATGATCTTCTGACCCTGCAAAGTCTAAACCTGTCTGCCGGGTAATCTTTTTGAAAATAGAGGCAAGCGTTTCCTGCTTGGCATGTATTGTAACCCTTTTACTACCTGGCTCCATTTCTTGTGAATAGGTTTTGAAAAAAGCCACCTGTAGAATAATAATTATAAACCACCTCCTTAAGAAGAGGTAATCATACCTTTTGTTTGTCACCATAAGTGTGCAGTTGCGTTTGGTTGAATAATGATTGGCCCTACTGATTTTGGTCGAAATGATTGTGCGTATAGATTAGACAACGCAAAAAGAAAAACATAGCTAAAAAGGACAAGTTTTTTTGAGAAAAAATGCAATTAACTAATTATCAGATATTAATAAATATAATTAAAACAGTATTACACAAATCTCAATCACTCGTACACGCGTACATATTATAGATCTGCCCTAGTGAAGCAATAAAAAGCAAGTTTATTTTCGATAGTGAAAAGCAACTTGATCCTTAGAAATTGCAAATCGATATTTAAGGTAACCTTTTGAGAAATATTTCTAATTTTACGATTGGTCTTAGACAAATATTCCGGAAACGAAGGGGCTACAGAGATTATGTTTTCGTTACTACCTATGTACCATTATATTTGAAAACAGCTTTTACTAATACGTAGTAATAATATGTATAGTCGCGATGAGGACGTTATACAAGATTTAAGGAATGGAAGCCATAAGGCATTCAACTGGGCATTTCAACGCTTCAGTAATTCCATTCATACAATGGCATATGCCAAATTACACGACCAAAACGACGCTCAGGAGGTCGTTCAATTGGTGTTTAAGAAACTTTGGGAAAACAGAGAAAGCCTTCCAGAAATTAACAACTTTAGAAACTATCTGCTTACTGCCGCTGTTAATTGCAGCCTCAATCTCATTAAAACCAACTATCGGTATCAATCTACTATTGAAAAATGCGCCGATACGCAAAGCCAGGTACAGCCTCCTGATCTACCCATGAGCCTGAAAGAAGTTCATAACAACGTCCAAATGGCGCTTGGAAAAATCAAGGGTGGACTAGCGAAAGAAGCGTTCCAGCTGAGTTATGAAGGGAACTCACATGAGGAAATTGCGTCCAAAATGAACATTCCCATAGAGGTTTCCCGCTCTTACGTTTCGAAAGGACGCAAGCTGGTTAAAAATTTCCTGAACAAAATTTCCTGAAAAAAGGTATGATTCCCGTTTTGTGTTGTCTATATAACAGAATAGCATATGAACACTGAAGATTTTGAGATAGAATCCCTCATTGTAGCTGACCTTACCGGTATTATATCGGAAGAAGAAAAAGCAGTACTGAAAAGGCTGCTAATGGAGAGTGAACACGCGCGGGAATTATATAGATATTACGAGAATGTTTACAATAGTGAAGGAGCAGTTAATGGAAGAGCGCAATTAAGTAACAATATTTCTCTATCCGACATTACTGGAGAAACACCGAAAGGCACCAGACGGCCAATTCGTCGTTTAATTTTCTTGTCATCCGCTGCTGCCGCCTTGATTTGTGTAATATCTGTAGCTATTGTGCTAAATCAAAGAAAAGAAACATCTCAAATTGGACACAAGGTAGATTCTAATAGTATACAGCTGGCGCTTTCCAATGGTGAGATCATCAACCTTGATAACGTCGATACGCTTACTAAAAGCGAACTGGTACTAAAAAACCAAGGAAACACCTTGACATATACAATAAATAATACAGATATTAATCCCGGCTTCAGTACATTAACAGTACCGGCTGGAAAAAGCTATAATATCATCCTTTCGGATGGGACTCGACTAAAACTGAACTCGCTTACGCAACTATCGTTTCCACTATCATTTACTGGCACGAAAAGGGAAATCACGGTTAGCGGAGAAGCATATATAGAAGTAGCGCAAAAAATGGACAAGCCTTTCATTGTTCATCTGCCAAATTCGTCGGTACAGGTTCTTGGTACTTCATTTAATGTGAACACCTATAACCAAGCGGAAAGAATTTCATTGGTTACAGGAAGGATCAAGACTGTCACGGAAAAAGACAGCTTGGTATTAACACCGGGCACTGAAACGATCCATGTTCCTGGCAAATTTATGCGTACCGAAAAATTCGATGAACAGGAAGTGTTGAGTTGGCTAAAAGGGAAATACTATTTTGAATATACCTCTTTAGAGGAAGTAAGTAAAATAGTTAGCCGTTGGTACGGAGTAGAGGTAAATGTCGCGCCAGATATAAGAAAGAAAGAGTTCTATGGCGTTATGGATCGGAATCAACCTATTTCCGAATTTCTAAACACTTTAAAGGAAACAAATGAGGTAAACTACTCGATAGATAATAACAAGATCTATCTGAGAAAGTAGAATCTAACCATTCTTGTATACGTGACGTAGCGTTCGGCTTAGTAGAGAAAAAATAAAAAAATAGCTTACATTCGGCCAAACAACCGTAATAACCTAGGCTGCATGTTACCTATTATTGAGGAAAACATTAAACAACAACTAAACAACAAGTCCACAAAGCACCAAGCGTTCTCCAATTTTTATGAGCAAATGGTTCCGCACTTAGTGGCTTGGCTTACTACTCAGCTCGGTGATCGAGCAGAGGCAGAGGATATTGCACAGGAAGCCTTTACGAGATTTTGGATGATAGATGATTACAGCAAGTATCCAGACTTAAGAACTTTGATCTTCAAAATTGCTATTAACAAACTAAAAGACGATAAAAAACATGCAGCAGTCATCAACGAACATAACAAAACCCAATCCTATAGCTATACCCTTACTGAAGCCGAAAAAATCGAGCGCAAAGTGGATCTATCCAACATTATTAAAAGACTTCCCGATAACCAAGTACGTTTTATTGCTCTATTAACCATTGGAGCCACCCAGGAGGAAATTGCAAATGCTGTAAATCTGAAATATAAAACGAGCTGGAAACAAATCAAAAATCTGGTTATCAAAGTTCAGAAGATGCTATCAAATGAAATTGACCAGCAAAATGCCATCAAAAGAACAAGATGAAATTACTATTTTGGCAAAAGGATCTTCCCAATTAAAATTGGAAAGCAAAATCAGCCGACTAAACTTCCTTCCTAAGAAGCCCTTCGGCATTGAACTATTTCTTACACTTTCATATGAGCATTAGCGAACAGGAATTTATAGCTTTAGTTAACAAGAAATTCCGCTTCGAGGCAACCGAAGAGGAAGAAGCTATGCTCGCCCGGCTAGTAGCTGAAAACCAGAAATGGCATGACATTTACGAGAATTTTGAGAAATGGTATTTCCCTCCTGCTATAGTTTCAGAAGTTGCTAATCGGCCTAAATCCAATGAGATAAACGAGATTATCAGACGAGGTCAACGAAGAAAACGTCTAAACAAAATTATTCTCATCTTAATAATAGCTATCCTCACCCTAAGCATCGTCGCTATTTCTTTCTTTTTATTGACATAACACATAAAGGTAATAAATATATATCTCGCGGTAGAAAATCGCGCTCCCCAGTCGTTTGTTATATAGAGGCAATTATTACTCCTCTGTGTAAATGCCTATTCAATTTATTAACGGTAATTTATAACTCATGTCGGGAAGCAAAACCCGCTGACTCATTTATTTCCGCTTGCCAAACAGGTTGAAAAATAAGTGGTTCACCCAAGATCAAAAATGAGTAAGGAGCATGTAAAACAACAGCATGCTATGATTCATCGTACCTGATTATTAAGATCTTGGATGAACTTAATTTATCAGACTACAACTTTATTTATTTCCCCCAAAATGGCCATGACAGTGTGTATTGAAGTCGAATCTTTTCACACTTCGTTATTGGGATATAAAAAGCACTATTTACCAGTGTATCATAAAGTAATAATTAATAAAAGTTAAATTATGAATAGAAAGAAAAGGACCGGATCAAAAACGGATAAGCGTAATAAAAGCGCAAGCCCTAATAAAGCAACTGAAATACATCCTTTCAGTGAAACATTTTATACCATAAATGGCGTTCCCGGAGCTGCACGTGATGAAGTAACCAGAATATGCGGATGGAGTATTCCAACCTTTTATAGAAGACTTCGCGCTGTCACATTCCCACCTAGGAGCCACAAAGAACACTCAAGAGACGGTCTAAGCTATCTCGAAACAATAGGAATTCTGGATGTTTACATAAAAATAACGCAAGAAACGTTAAGTAAACTAACCTCGATAAAAACTAAATTTATAGAGGATAAAACAAACTAAAAGATATTATAAGACCTGAATATATAGACGTGTCATGTACTAGAAGGTGGGCAATATAGTTCAATCATCTAGGGCTATATTCAAGCTCGTTTATTGTTTCATTGCTAATCTTATAGAAAAGCAAAATTAGAAGAAAAACTTTAGCGAATAGTGGTTTAGAGCCGAGACACTTGGCCTTGACTCTAAACCATTCAACTCTCAAAAGTTACTTCAAATCTAAATTTTGACTAATATCCATTCTATAGCGAAGTGTATCATATAGATACCAATCGTTTTGACCACGAAACATAGTCTTTAAAAGCCTAACAAAAAAACTGACCGATTGCTGCCATTTCCCGAAATCTGGTTTTGCATCTGCCAGCTCACAAAATTTCCTTACATCATCATCATGTATTTTCATTGCCATCCTGTAGGCACTGGCAATATCGAGCTTATACTCGTTTTGAAGGACGTACACTATATTCAGGGGTTCGCGATTGAAATCTTTGGGTAGCGAAAAAAAATCATTACACCAACTGAAAATTCTCGCAGACAAATGATATAACTCCCTAAAATAAGGACTATTCATTACCTCGATAGGCAACTCTGTAGGTAATTGCATCACAATTAAATCCAGGTAACTCTGTACCCCGATAGTTCTTGTTCGAAGATCATAGAAATAATCAATTGAAGGGAAATTATCAAAACTTTTAAAAAAAGTTTCTTCTTGCATGCTTTCAATCCAAACGCAAACATTGGAAGTGAAAATATTTATCCAACTATCGGACATCAATTCTTTAAGATCTCTTTGAATATTACATAGAATACACAAAAGAGGGTTGTCTAGTGCTAATTCAGAATTGCCATCCAGTATGCCTTTGACTTTTAACAGAAGGCATTTCAATTCGTCAATTTTCGCGAATTCGTAGTAGTCATCAAAGATAGTACCCCAGAGCATGAATTTGGCCGCAACTTGCAAATGCCTGTAACTGTTCATTTTAGGCAAACACCTTGCAGAAATTTTCCCAAAATTGCTCCGTTGATACTTTTCCTGCATTTTCGGGGGTAAAAAACCATAATCATTTTGGAGCCAATTCGAGGTGTCCTCGATTACTTGATCACACCAATTGCTCATCATTGGCTCAAATGGATAGCTTGGTGGGGGAAAAAGGGCGATGTCAAACATATGTTAGGTTTTGGTTCTGCGAAAATTTACAGCGCCGGCCTTACATATGCACGCACTTTCAATACTGGAGGCATTATATTGCCTTCCCCATAAAATTATGTTAGGAGGATTTCAAAATAGAAATTAACAGTTATAGGTTTAATGGCAACCTCATCAAATTGCGAATAACTCTTTGAGTATTATGCAAATCATCAGCTGACAATGACTTTTTCAAATATATAAATCCAGCCTTTTCTATTTGGGCTTGGAGTATATCACTGTCTTCGGAAGAATGCATTATTACTGGGATACCACTGATTAAGGAATAGTTTTCTTTTATAAAATCAAGGCCATCAACATTTCTTTCTAAACGAATGTCCATCATGATTAAGTCTGCTTTCACCGATCTGAATGCCTCCATTGCTTCTAAGGTATCTTTACACAAAAAGACCTCGCCTCCCATTTGCAATAAGATTTTCCTCATAAACTCACGCCCCATTATATCATCATCCACGGCAATCACTTTGCGCCCCTTCAATATTGAACCGTCCCATTTAATATCACCTTGTTCCACGGTCTCATCCTCTTCCTTGTTAGGTAAATATACCGTAAAGCATGTACCTTTTCCCAAGTCACTATCTACCGTTATCCGGCCCTTTAGCAAGTCAACGAACTCTCTTATCATCGGCAGGGCAATACCGTTCCCTTGTACAAGAAGATTGTCTTCGGTTACAAATAACCTATGGAATATTTCACTCAACTTCAACCGACTCATTCCCTTACCGAAATCCAACACTTGATAAATAATAGAATCTTGAGACATTGATATATTAACTATTATGCCACTGTTTTTATTGCTGAATTTTATAGCATTTGAAATTAAATTGGACAAGATAAAACCTAGTTTATTTCTGTCAGTATAAATTACCTTTGGAACAGCTGGATCAACATTAAATGTTAGACGAAGGTTTCTCATGGTTAAAAATGCCTCAGCTTCATCTTTTATGTCAATAAGCAAGGAATCCAACTCCAAATGCTCGTAATTAGCTCTTTCATAGTGACCGCTTTCAATTTTAACAAGCTGCAAACCACCCTGCACAACATTCCCTATACTCTGAATATACTTTTTTAGTAGTCTTATATCTGAGTCTGATATTACAATTTTACCAGAGTCCTTATTAATCGGCAGCCCATTCACTATATCCTGCAAAGCAAACACATGACGATTGATTTCATGATTGGTCTTCGTAAGATATTTGGTCTTATACCGATTAGCAGCGCGAATTTGCTTCGTATAAAATCCCACTACAATAGCACTTAGCAAGTATATTACCACATTAGCTAAATAAACAATACTGTTTTCCTCATTGACCTGGAACTTCCAAGGAACAATTAAGTTACTTTTTTCGGAAAAGTAAATGGCATTTATAACAAGAAATGAAAGCAGAAAGCCGGGTAACCACTTGATCGTTCCCTGAAATAAAAAAAACGATGTAAGCCCCAATGCAATGCACAAACTAACAATTGGAACGAAAAGACCAAAATGCAAACCAAAATACAAAGCAGCCGCGTTTTGGGTAAATAACATTAAAGAGGCAGCTAAAAAATGCTTACGCTTATGATTTAACCAAAAAGAAATAAGAAACAAACTTGCTTCTATATAACCAGGCAGAAGAATCGGCTTTCCGGTTGTATAGGTAAGCAAGGGAGCTAAAAAAATTGCTGAACCTGCTGTAACAGCATTCATTGTGTTTACCAACCTAATGCTAGTTGCTGTGTCAGTTGGAGTTTTGGCATCTACGCCAATATTAATTAGGTTCATCCAGAGGGAGTAGATCATAAAATAAAGAGGTTTACTCAGGGTTGCCAATTGATTAAATATATTTCTTTTTACAAACTAAATTTGGTCCAAAATAGCACTCTTAGCTAAAAGGAGAATAATACATAGTTGCCTTGATAGCAGAAAAATAATAGTTTCAAATTATCAAATAGTCATGTATCACAGTTTAGATAGCAATTCTAACTTATCTAAACTGTAGAAACTAAACTCTATATCAATAATTTATAATAAATTTTTTGAAGAAACTATATTCTAGACATTCAAGGGATTTGGATCTAATTATCGTTGGTTAATTGATGATTATACCGTTTAACTCGGTACATTTTTAAAATCAAACCGCTATCCAAATAATTCAAATATAATTATTTTTATCAAAAGTTACGTTATAACCGAATCCAATATTTAAAAAGCAGGTGCAGATTTCAGAGAAAAGGATTACATGGGGTTTGAGGATCGGTTTAACAACGGAAAGCAGCTGCTGGCATATAATTGTAAGAGAATAAGAAGAGAAAGCAAAAAGAGACAGATAGATATATTTGTTTCAACAAATTTAGCAACTACAAGGATCAGTGAAATAGAAAATGGTAAGAACAATGTTGAGTTTGCTACACTTTACAAACTAAAATCTGGCCTACAAATAGATATTAATTTCCTGTTTGAAGCACCTTTCTTACCCGTAAAGCAAATGACATATACTCCTGTTACATTAGATATAGAAAAATTAAATTTCGGGCGTCGGTTACTTCAAATTATGTCCCATTTAGGTGTATCACAACAAGATCTGAGCATTATGACATCAATTGGTGAAGGAGAAATAAGCGAAATTGTAAATGGCAGCCATAATGTTGAACTCATAACAATAGCCAAAATTGCTGAAGCCCTGAAAATATCCCTCACGCTATTATTCTCCTATAATGGAATATTACCAAGCAACAAGGGATACAAGCAGGAACTAATACTATGATTGATACCAAAGGAACTTCTTACCAAAACGCTATTAACTCACGATCTCACCATCTGTATGAAAAGTGTAACCTGGCAGGCGACGTTCGGTCATAGTAAGAAAATAGTTGAACTATCCAACGTTCAAGGTAGTTACCATCTTTATGTGGACGAGTATTATTGGGGTAGCTTTGTATATCATAATTATGGCGGTAATCGCGTACTTACGTGGCAATGGCATAAATCTGTAAAATTGAATTCAGAAGACATTTCAGAGCTAATCGGAATAATTCAGGAGAACTTTGATACAAGCAACAATCAAATACTGGGCGACAGCCTTAATGTGTAGCAAAAATGCTATACACATAAAACTGTCGCCCGTAAACTCACTTACTAACACAATTAAGATTAGATTAGATTTTTACCTATGCCGCTTTTCGGCTGTTATTTTGGTCCGGCTTTACGAAAAGTAGATGCACTAAATCGGGATCTGATTTAATTCTCTGAATCTCACTTTCAATTATTTCAACTACGTCATTTTTTATCTTAATATAGGTGTTCTCAACTTCATTGATAGCTAATTGTCGTATTATTGGCAATGACTTGTAAGCCTTCTCTTCGGCCTTTATAGCATCGTGATTGTTTATAATACGAGAATGGAAATTCTTTAGCTTCACAATCTTTAAAGGATCGTCAGCAACCTGACCTACGAATTCACCGGAACTGAGGGCACTAATACGACTAGGTGGAATTGCCGAATCCATTTGTGTTGATCTACTGATACTAGTGTCGTTCCTATTTATGCTTACACTTTCTCTCTCTTGTACAATCTTCCCAATTCGTTCACTTAACATTTTTGCTGTATCTCCCAAAACCTGACCGCTAATAATATTACCGCAAACATTCATTAACACCTCTGCCTGCTCCCTAGAGTAATCCTTTTTCATCTGCGAATAATCCTGAATACAAATTGTATGTGAAACGAGATTACTTCTACTCACAGAAACACTGTAATCAAGTGGCTGGTAAATAGTAGGATATTCATCGAAAACCAGACTGGATTTTAGTTTATCTTTTTGATTCACCTGTTTCAGCAACCTATTTGTATACAATGACAATACTGCGCCATAAGTCTGCGTTTTTGACGGGTTATTACCCATACAGACAATTTTTGGCGACTCTGGATTATTAATATCCAGCGTGAAATCGTTTCCAGTAATGACATAATAGATTGTCGGTGAACTCAGCCTAGCTAAAGCAATTCGTGCAGATGCTATTTGCCCTTCAAGTTGTTCAAGCGCCCGGTTCAAGTAAGCAGAAACAAAACTTTGAATTAAAGACTCGCACTCAGGCTCAGAACCCAATAATGGAAACAGGTCATCGTAATCAGCTTGAATTAGTTCAATAACATGAGCAAGTGTGCAGTATTTACCATCTTGATATTTTCTAAGCCACCATATAACAGCCGTAACAAAAATAACGGCACTTTCCGTGAAAAATTCGCCACTTTTTTTTATCCACTCCTTATTGAGAGCTAAAAGGATACTACGAGCAGACTCACTTGCATCCGTAATATCAATCATCTGAGATGGTTCAAGAGGATTACATCGATGTGTCCTTTGAAGGTCATCAAAATTGATTACATAAAACGAGGGTTTATTCTTATACTTACTTTTATTCTTAAGAAACGCATTGTATGCGATACGAGTCAAGTCATCAAACTTAAAATCATACACAAACATCGTAAAGCCCTTAGCTAAATGTTGTGTAATTACGTGCCTGACGACAAAATAAGTCTTACCGGATCTCTACTACTTCCTTTCGCCTGGACCCGGGCGTGCCCATAATGAGCAGCGCCCGGAAAGGATTTTGAATGTTAATCCACATCTTACGTACTTTACCTTTCAAATTATACTCTCCAGGAAGATTAATACTATATTCATTATTAATCAACTCTTCCTGTTGTGGAAAGGTTTCATTTAGTTCGTTAAAAATGTCTTTCCTAAAATTTAGCCTAATTAACCTGGATAGTTTTGCTCCACCAGATAGCATCAGTAAGTAGCCAAGGATTACAATAAACATATAACAAACAGCTATCACATTTAGATCGGCATGTAGGTAGAAAAACAAAGTACCACCGAAATAAAACACCCCCCCAGTAACTATGTATGCAAAAATATTTCTAGGCTTTAAATCTTCCTCCTTTTTGCCCTTATGACCGAAGAGTGAGAGAACCAAAAGAAATAAGGAGAATAACTTCGTGTAAATTGGTTCTTTAAAAATACCGGTATCTCCAACATTTAGTAAGATACGTTCAACCATACCAGCAGACAAGCCGACGTTCACAAAAAACGAATAGCAAAACACATAAAAATGTAATGCCAACAAAAGGACACTAGCCTTTCTGACAAAATCAATAATGCTACGAAGGCCCTGCTCATTTTCACCTGTACTCATATCACACAATTTTGATTTGACAATTGGATCTAGGTAGATTATTATAATCTAACCCCTCTTATTCTTTTTCTTCTTTCTAGCTTCTTTTAATAATTCGTATGAAATTCCTTCATCTTGAACTACATCAAATGCAGCATCTATTAAATTACTTAGCTGGGTATTTACATATTCAGATAGTACTTTTATTGCTTCACCAGCAAACCTTTCTGGCATTATTTTAGGTAAATGCGTGTTTATGTAATTAATTCTTCTTGCGGAGATTCCATTAGCAACCAAATAATTAACAATTCGCTTATCGCATTTCCAATATTGATCTGGCTGTATTTCTAAATGACCCATTGAAATAATCGGACTGGCATCTTCATTATTGGATGAACGAATACGCATGCCAGCGCCTAACCATTGCAACAGTACCCCTTTAATACCTTTCTTGAAATCTGTTCTTGATATGACAGAATCGACAAATTGCTTGTTCCAGGCAACAGCTGGATTATCAACATCCGGTTGAATACGCGCAAAAATCCTATTAGCAGAATATGATCGATCTATATCGCTTCCTTTGAATACAGTTAAAGTTGCATTGTCAACAAAACTAATTCCGTAGGCCATACCGTCTTTATTCTTATAGATTTGAGCGTAAATTCTATTCTCCTTCAGCCCCATTAAAAAGCGTTTCTCATCAACGCCGCTATTTAGAACTTCATCGATTATTCTAAATAGCCGCTCCTTGTGTTCCGCCAATCCCTGCTTTTTCTCAAAACACTTTTGAAGAATCTTCAAAGTGGGGCTACCATAAATTGAACTTGCTTTAATTGGTTTCCCGACTACCTCGCCATCATCATCAACAGCACGGTAGATAAGTCCATTATTTTTTCGCAACCTGCTACCCTCTTCACCAGGATCAGCCACTACATTGAACTGTCGTAATATGGAATTGAATTCAGACAGGTTTCCAAACTCATAAAGAGATATAACCGACCGAACAATCTTTGATACTTCTTTTTTGGTGGGCTTCTTACCATATTTAATAGCGTCAATATCAGCAGCTCTGATAGCAATACTTTCGCTAGATTTCTGCTCTTTAGCTTTTACCAATCCATATTTTTCCTCTAATTGTTCAGTTGCCGGTATTGATTTCTTTACTCCTATAAAGGATGTATCGATTGCGCGTCCATCATCCTTAATTTTGGTACTAACAATATGTACGTGCTGTATAGCCGTATCCAAATGTTGATAGAGCAAAAAGGGCTGGGTGCCAAAACCAATTTTCTCCATATACTCAACGGCTAGCTGTTGTAAAAGTTCCTCAGATATATTCTCTGATGGATGAAAACCGATAGAAATATGTTCGCAAACATTATCGGCCTTCTGCGCTAACCTTGCAAGATGTTCTAGGCGAAATAGCTTTTCCTTAAAAGAAAGATCGAAAGCATCTTTAGGATATAGATGTGCATACAGCATCTTAGCATTACCTAAAGCGACCTTTTCCTCGTTGTATTCGACAGCTCCACGTATATCTGTGCCTTCGTTTACGACTGCAACCATTTATCAGAAAATTGGTCAATGCGAACCTGAATGATTCCTATTTTAGAAAGTAGTTGTCGTTGTAAATCCTCTGATACACCTAACCAAGTCAAATATTCCCTAGAAGGCGGTATGCTATTTAGCTTCTTTACCACTTGATTGAAATTGTTACCCAGGTAATTCAATTCCTGTCTCAAGCCAATAAGTTCATTCATAAATTCATCCAGTGATTGGTTACGAACTTTGACATTCACCGGCTTATTAAAAATGATACTACGCAAATAGTCACTTAGCTTATTATATGTGGTATCTTTTAATTTTCCGAAAAGGGCTTCATGTTCCTTTTCCGTTAGTCGAATATTACACCAGCAGGTGCGCTTATCATGATTTTCTCTCACACTATTCTTCATCTAATACTGATTTAATTACAATTTCATTTCCACAATCATGACCTAATCAATCCAGATGGCGCGAC from Filimonas effusa includes the following:
- a CDS encoding type IV secretory system conjugative DNA transfer family protein, translating into MFVYDFKFDDLTRIAYNAFLKNKSKYKNKPSFYVINFDDLQRTHRCNPLEPSQMIDITDASESARSILLALNKEWIKKSGEFFTESAVIFVTAVIWWLRKYQDGKYCTLAHVIELIQADYDDLFPLLGSEPECESLIQSFVSAYLNRALEQLEGQIASARIALARLSSPTIYYVITGNDFTLDINNPESPKIVCMGNNPSKTQTYGAVLSLYTNRLLKQVNQKDKLKSSLVFDEYPTIYQPLDYSVSVSRSNLVSHTICIQDYSQMKKDYSREQAEVLMNVCGNIISGQVLGDTAKMLSERIGKIVQERESVSINRNDTSISRSTQMDSAIPPSRISALSSGEFVGQVADDPLKIVKLKNFHSRIINNHDAIKAEEKAYKSLPIIRQLAINEVENTYIKIKNDVVEIIESEIQRIKSDPDLVHLLFVKPDQNNSRKAA
- a CDS encoding YWFCY domain-containing protein, coding for MSTGENEQGLRSIIDFVRKASVLLLALHFYVFCYSFFVNVGLSAGMVERILLNVGDTGIFKEPIYTKLFSLFLLVLSLFGHKGKKEEDLKPRNIFAYIVTGGVFYFGGTLFFYLHADLNVIAVCYMFIVILGYLLMLSGGAKLSRLIRLNFRKDIFNELNETFPQQEELINNEYSINLPGEYNLKGKVRKMWINIQNPFRALLIMGTPGSRRKEVVEIR
- a CDS encoding relaxase/mobilization nuclease domain-containing protein is translated as MVAVVNEGTDIRGAVEYNEEKVALGNAKMLYAHLYPKDAFDLSFKEKLFRLEHLARLAQKADNVCEHISIGFHPSENISEELLQQLAVEYMEKIGFGTQPFLLYQHLDTAIQHVHIVSTKIKDDGRAIDTSFIGVKKSIPATEQLEEKYGLVKAKEQKSSESIAIRAADIDAIKYGKKPTKKEVSKIVRSVISLYEFGNLSEFNSILRQFNVVADPGEEGSRLRKNNGLIYRAVDDDGEVVGKPIKASSIYGSPTLKILQKCFEKKQGLAEHKERLFRIIDEVLNSGVDEKRFLMGLKENRIYAQIYKNKDGMAYGISFVDNATLTVFKGSDIDRSYSANRIFARIQPDVDNPAVAWNKQFVDSVISRTDFKKGIKGVLLQWLGAGMRIRSSNNEDASPIISMGHLEIQPDQYWKCDKRIVNYLVANGISARRINYINTHLPKIMPERFAGEAIKVLSEYVNTQLSNLIDAAFDVVQDEGISYELLKEARKKKKNKRG
- a CDS encoding plasmid mobilization protein, which produces MKNSVRENHDKRTCWCNIRLTEKEHEALFGKLKDTTYNKLSDYLRSIIFNKPVNVKVRNQSLDEFMNELIGLRQELNYLGNNFNQVVKKLNSIPPSREYLTWLGVSEDLQRQLLSKIGIIQVRIDQFSDKWLQS